A single region of the Nicotiana sylvestris chromosome 6, ASM39365v2, whole genome shotgun sequence genome encodes:
- the LOC104217319 gene encoding eukaryotic translation initiation factor 2 subunit beta-like isoform X2, with protein sequence MAEEENQNELKEEVTDIAPFDPTKKKKKKKVVIQDPADDSVDSLAEKTENLTVSEGLDATFSGKKKKKKPAHTDLLSDEKESVGEDVEDHLGDDEAAGEIVLQQYPWEGTDRDYEYEELLGRVFNILRENNPELAGDRRRTVMRPPQVLREGTKKTVFVNFMDLCKTMHRQPEHVMTFLLAEMGTSGSLDGQQRLVIKGRFAPKNFEGILRRYVNEYVICNGCKSPDTILSKENRLFFLRCEKTMGYRMCTV encoded by the exons ATGGCTGAAGAAGAGAATCAGAACGAATTAAAGGAGGAGGTGACTGAC ATAGCTCCTTTTGATcctacaaaaaagaagaaaaagaagaaggttgTAATTCAAGATCCTGCAGATGACTCTGTTGATAGCTTGGCTGAGAAAACTGAGAATTTAACTG TTTCTGAGGGCCTTGATGCTACGTTTTCtggtaaaaagaagaagaagaagccg GCACACACTGATCTCCTGAGTGATGAGAAGGAAAGCGTCGGCGAAGATGTGGAAG ATCACCTTGGAGATGATGAAGCTGCTGGAGAAATTGTCCTACAACAATATCCTTGGGAGGGAACTGATCGAGATTATGAATATGAGGAG CTTCTGGGTAGAGTATTCAACATTCTCCGCGAGAATAATCCTGAACTTGCTGGAGATAGGCGTAGGACAGTTATGAGGCCTCCTCAAGTTCTTCGTGAAGGCACAAAGAAAACTGTGTTTGTGAATTTCATGGATCTTTGCAAGAC GATGCATAGGCAGCCAGAGCATGTTATGACTTTCTTGCTGGCTGAAATGGGGACTAGTGGATCACTTGATGGGCAGCAAAGATTGGTCATCAAGGGAAGATTTGCTCCAAAGAATTTTGAAGGAATCCTCCGGCGATACGTCA ATGAGTATGTCATTTGCAATGGATGTAAAAGTCCAGATACTATCCTTTCTAAGGAGAACCGTCTATTCTTCCTCAGATGTGAGAAG ACCATGGGATACAGGATGTGTACAGTGTAG
- the LOC104217319 gene encoding eukaryotic translation initiation factor 2 subunit beta-like isoform X1, with amino-acid sequence MAEEENQNELKEEVTDIAPFDPTKKKKKKKVVIQDPADDSVDSLAEKTENLTVSEGLDATFSGKKKKKKPAHTDLLSDEKESVGEDVEDHLGDDEAAGEIVLQQYPWEGTDRDYEYEELLGRVFNILRENNPELAGDRRRTVMRPPQVLREGTKKTVFVNFMDLCKTMHRQPEHVMTFLLAEMGTSGSLDGQQRLVIKGRFAPKNFEGILRRYVNEYVICNGCKSPDTILSKENRLFFLRCEKCGSGRSVAPIKAGFVARVGRRKAGT; translated from the exons ATGGCTGAAGAAGAGAATCAGAACGAATTAAAGGAGGAGGTGACTGAC ATAGCTCCTTTTGATcctacaaaaaagaagaaaaagaagaaggttgTAATTCAAGATCCTGCAGATGACTCTGTTGATAGCTTGGCTGAGAAAACTGAGAATTTAACTG TTTCTGAGGGCCTTGATGCTACGTTTTCtggtaaaaagaagaagaagaagccg GCACACACTGATCTCCTGAGTGATGAGAAGGAAAGCGTCGGCGAAGATGTGGAAG ATCACCTTGGAGATGATGAAGCTGCTGGAGAAATTGTCCTACAACAATATCCTTGGGAGGGAACTGATCGAGATTATGAATATGAGGAG CTTCTGGGTAGAGTATTCAACATTCTCCGCGAGAATAATCCTGAACTTGCTGGAGATAGGCGTAGGACAGTTATGAGGCCTCCTCAAGTTCTTCGTGAAGGCACAAAGAAAACTGTGTTTGTGAATTTCATGGATCTTTGCAAGAC GATGCATAGGCAGCCAGAGCATGTTATGACTTTCTTGCTGGCTGAAATGGGGACTAGTGGATCACTTGATGGGCAGCAAAGATTGGTCATCAAGGGAAGATTTGCTCCAAAGAATTTTGAAGGAATCCTCCGGCGATACGTCA ATGAGTATGTCATTTGCAATGGATGTAAAAGTCCAGATACTATCCTTTCTAAGGAGAACCGTCTATTCTTCCTCAGATGTGAGAAG TGCGGTTCTGGAAGATCAGTTGCTCCTATCAAGGCTGGTTTCGTTGCTCGTGTTGGCAGGCGGAAAGCTGGGACTTAA